DNA sequence from the Armigeres subalbatus isolate Guangzhou_Male chromosome 1, GZ_Asu_2, whole genome shotgun sequence genome:
TTAAGGTTTCCGTTGAAGCAAATTTTGATCTGTGTGACGTGCGTTCAAGATGTTATTATAAGATGCTCATTCAACCGATTGTCATTGATTCAGGGTTTGAAATATTATGCACAAATGAAATTGTGTTCAAAGGACCCAAATATAGAGCAGGATACTTTATTTCAATAgtcgacaaaatcaatacattCTTATATCAAATACTAGATGTTGCAAAACACAGCGATATTTGTTAGTTGGTTGTTCAAGCTTGGAGAACTGGGATGTTTGACTCCCTCTGGAATCTCtaaaggaatccctgaaggattctctctggaatccctgaaggattctctCTGGATTCCCTGAaagattccctctggaatccctgaaagattccctctggaatccctgaaagattccctctggaatccgcaaaggattgcctctggaatctccaaaggattccctctggaatccccaaaggattccctctggaatccctaaaggattccctctggaatcttTGGACGAATCCCGACAGAATCTTTGAAGAATGTGCGTCAAAATCCAAGAagtattcccgtcgaaatccttGAAGGATTCCAGTAAGAATGCCTGAAGGATAAGTGTCGGAATatctgaaatattgattaaaagATACTTCTGGTCATCTGGAAAAATCCTTTATCAGCCTAGACAAgataaggaatttcctcggatttccaaaaggtttttttttagaatatcaAAAGTTTGGAATCCTAGAATGATTTCTTTCGGCACCTTACGACACGATTCCCtttgttcttttcttttctataaATTATCTTCAATGAACCATTTTAAATAAGCCGCTCTCAATCAGccatattaaaatatgtttcgtTTTTCAGTGTTTGACGACATCTAACGGTACCGATTTTCGTACCGCTCCGGAACTGGAGAATTTCAATTGAGCAGCCACTCACCTTCGGCCATACTATTTCACTGGATCCAAAGTTCGTTCGATTACGCTGCACTTGGCTGATAATGTCGTTAGATGGACGAACGGTCAGGACAACAAATCATAATTTATGGTATTATGTTTTGTTTAAATTTCGATAGAAATAACATGAATAATTAAATAACAATTTATATGCAAATGTTATGTTgtattatatatataaaaacggCACATACCGCACTATGAAAACCGAAAAACTCAAGAGCTCCATTCAACGCCATGCATTTTGGACGGTTTTACATCACAATCGTTTACATCGCTTCAATTACATCATCTTATTGATTACATCGATAGAAATTACGTCGCTCCTGTTTATTACACAGCAAGCTCTCTAGTACATCGCACGATGTAATATTAAACAATCGATGGACTCAACGGGTTGCagcgatttcgatgtaatattcaacaactttttttgctgtgtagaatttattgtaattctattgtcatttttttttttctgtcaatagattttattgtacgtTTATTGCAGCAACAATAAGGCAATTTCATTTGTACAATAGAAGAACAATAGAATGGAATGTTCATCAacaaaatgtattgtaattttatgatatttcaatGTAATTCTATTGTGTTTTCTATTCGGGCAAAAGCTTGTAAATCATTTGTTCATTTAAAACTGAGCTTGTTTTTCTCCCACTATTACCCATTAGTAGAACATGACACAAACAGGGAACATGataatagcatagcatagcatagcatagcatatctgaccgcacactatcctgggttggctgtcgatagggacgttagatgcgccagaaaaacagcctggggcttggcatgtttttcattcaacgatccctttgttcaacacctggccaggtccttacgatcagtggggatttgggtggaaagtgttgattagatacctacttaagaagatgcggagaactcgcgcgaccttcataggtatctggagttggaatttggatgggttattaaggggtgcttttcttggcgaaaaagcgtgattatatttttattggtattgatattgtaaaaggtaatgttttgttcttgaatgtaatatgaatgaatagattttggcaaaacaattCCATTGATTTTGCATTCTGCAGCATATaactgaaataataaattgcaGTAATATTAGAGTGTGATGTAATGTGATGCGTCTTCAGAATCTACGGCAGCACCCAATGTTTCTGAAAGTGAAGATAATTGTCATTTGGTTAGGTAAATCGTTTATGACAAGAAGATTGTTTATAAATGTTTATGcgagattatttaaaatatatggagctccatggtaatttgagaaaatgtatGGGAATATTAAGAATAAGTGTATAAAAAAcgtagaaatttatgaaaatcaaaggagagcaaattgatccttggtgtgaaacaaacttcaccagcaacacttgtttcagctgaaaaggaaatataaatatttagatTGGGAttacaatatttgaaaaatagttcACAGTGTCCCTGACCGAAGGACCTCAACTTCAAGAAATCAGCGTCACTAGATCACCGTgtgtcaaaaattataaaaatacaaatggtaaaaattattaaaataaatatgtttcttcTATTGTATTGGAAATGTTACCTTTCCTTTGTATCTTGTCATGTGACAATATGAAGGGATCAAAATATGTATGTATGAAAATatgagaatatgaaaatatttaaaaaaaattaatatgaacatttgataatataaataataatgaatatgatagtaaataaaaatatcaaaatatgacaatatggataaatgaaaatataaatcatgaatatatggaaatatgttATGTAactgaaatatgaaatataagaAGTAAACATtgaaacaagcaaaattatgagaatataacacatggggccctccttagccgtgcggtaagacgcgcggctacaaagcaagaccatgctgagggtggctgggttcgattcccggtgccggtctaggcaattttcggaatggaaattgtcacgacttccctgggcataaaagtatcatcgtgttagcctcatgatatacgaatgcaaaaatggtaacttggcttagaaacctcgcagttgataactgtggaagtgcttagtgaacactaagctgcgaggcggctctgtcccagtgtggggatgtaatgccaataagaagaagaagaagataacacATGAAAGCATAAGAATAAGAAAgtgtgaaatatgaaaataacttCACACTTTCACACTATTATATTCACATactataaaaatgaaaatatgagaaaaagaaagtatgaaaatataaatgtatttgaaaaaattaatatatgaaaataaaaatatatgaaaataaagatatatgaaaatataaataaatgaaaacataaacatataaaaatatgaacgcacgaagaaacgaaaatatgaaaacaagataaaatggaaatataaaaatttgaacataggaaaatatgaataaatgataaaatgaGAACGTGATAGTAtgaatacatatttgaaaaatatataaatacaaatatgaaaatatataagtCAAAAATAGTGTATGGCAGTCAGTACAAGTCAGCAGTGTATGGCAGCATAAAAATACAACATAATGAAACTATGAAAgcataaacataaaaaaatatatggagatAAAAAtagcaacatttgaaaatatgggtgtataaaaatatgacattatgaaattaattaaatatagAACATATAAATATGGAAAAGTGAGGAAATAATTATACGAAAAtaggaaattattcaaattccaaattaatgaaaaaatgaaagtggAGTACAACtcatttttcttttgaaattactgtccagattgctatcagaaatcaaggtaggtgtagtccttgatttcaatctaagacaaaaattacaaaagcgtAAGGATTACTATTCCGTACTACGCCCATCTGTACCGCAACTAGGGagggaaaggaaatgttgatgtgatacttaaagaggatattgggaaggtattcgttgggtcaggatttgcctgtagctggcaatgtgaccgtggtagatcttaccccgtaacacaccacgtaaaggtgtctacccagcgttacgggtaatGACACAAACAGGGAACATGATAATGGGCACAAATCACTCATTATTAGGAAAAATAAATTACTCATTATTTTGACAGCTCCttatacagtatccccccgcttatctggacctcgctagtccgacgactcgttagtccggatctcgctaattcggaattttccggattaaaaagtatcatcacccatttaaacacattatgctgtcagttttcaaatttgtgctgtgattttgttttggttcatttgtatggatttgacagtcggattaacgagagaaaccccgatagtccggccatacatttgtcggatcagcgggggtatactgtatcgGTAAAAAGTGTTTATTTTCTACTCTTTAAAGAGTATTGTAAGGTTAACAGTTTggccaccgctccgagcattctgaccaatgtggcataaaagaaggtgctgattaagtgaattcaagccttttaatgtatccagctttttattatagCCACGGGTCAACTATGGTAATTATTTTGACACATGCTGTGTACGGATTTTATGGTATTATCATCCTAGTAACCTTCGTAGAACTGTAGAACAACCTAAACGTCAAAAAGAGCTttgttttgtctttattttgAAACACAATTGTAGCTCAATTtatctattttttatttcttttagaTGGGTGTCCATTCGAATCCTTATTCGAAGCAAGGTCAGTGAGAGCATGGGGAAATTGATGAAGCTCAAGTTAGACTATTTTAAACGTGGATTTACTGTAAGGACAGGTGCGATCGTAGCACCTGCATTcagagaaaaaggaaaaatacgAAGTAAATGCTGGATGTTAGAAGTTCTGGATTGAGTGCCAAAACAGTTCGCAGGCAGAAAACAATGATAACTATCTATTTGTGTACGTAAACCTGAATTCCTGTGTGTAAAAAAACACGTCGGGATAATTTTCTGCATATTTTGATGAGAATATATTTTGAATGGGGGACAAAATTCGAGAATCAAATTCTCGAGGTGGAAGAACAACCATTCGACAGATACGGAATGCACGATATTGGTTTGTGTAATTTTGTACGAATTGTCTTAGCCTTAATTTGATTCTGCACATCCGATAGTTCCTTTTTTTAACTGGATTTATGCAATCAATACGCGCATCTTTTGACTGATTTCTTACCTCTGCGGAATTTCAATGATCTCTGATCTCTGATGCTTTATGGCATTCTGACTCCAGATAAAGTTATTGATATAGAGAGCTTATCGTTTTTCAGCTCcactaagggccaatttctttaCCTCTGCTTAATCTTAAACCAGGTGTATGAGCAAGCCCCataaaaagtaaagtaaagaaACCCAATTAACACGGAACGTAGtatactgcctgtaatcgcatatttgtcccatctttgctgggtattctattcatatgggacaaatatgcgattacaggcagtataACATATATTAGGAGCATCTTTTCTTAGACTTTTCTTAGACTAGAACAAAAACTATTGAATATGATTAATAATTATTCAACCAAAACTATTTAATATTAATAAACACCTGTTGAGAACATACTAAGGCTTAGAAAGGTACAAACTAGGTTTATCCTCCATGTTCTGGCATTCGTTATCGGATAGGCTCCGAACAACCTCCGAGGCCATACATTTCCTTCCGCTCTGCTACCAACATCAATAAATCGCATGTAACCCCCCGGAAGGCCCTAAGACAAAGTTTTTCCACGAAAATACCAGCGAATCACTAATGGCTAACTAAGCGTACTGTTAAACATATCCTCAGCTCGAGATGTGAGAGAAGTTATCTTGAAATAACCgcgaaatttcaatttcttgatCTTGCCAGTAATATAAGAAATCATCGTTCCTGAAGTAGTCTAtctgaaataatgaaaaaatgagaTGCATGCAAAAATTAACGGTTCTTTAGGTTGGGATACGCTTCCAAATAAACAAGAAGGAAAATTTGCATCTCGTAAACAGTTCAGAATGAAACCTAGGCAACAACAATTGTGCTATAAGAATTGTacacagctagtgtcaaaatttaattaccatagttgatttatggctagcgtaaaaacctggatacaacattgatcaaaataatagaggtaataaactatagaggacgattgtcgctgcggttccctttgttatcgttcccaaacatgttgggtacctatctgtcaaaacgtactgatttttttcttcgttgacatttagtgccctatcttcgccagcaaaagatgtttcggcaGTGacaacagcgacaatcttcctctatagtctATTACCTCTATTATCAAAATActcgaacggtgggtgcagttgacctccagaaatgtcaaatcagagactaaacTGCAGgcagctggcggccattaccgctcgcggaaaactggattatttaaagaaaaatcgataaaaaaatctcgcttaacttttcaaaaggacctaagtcaaatttttttcatgaattaatttgaatagcgcaatcaacagaacaacatgaaagctattgattgcagtattcaaattaattcatgaaaaaaatgttacttagggccaatttcttcacctgcGCTTAACTCCTAAGCGATGCTTACCcatacactcagaaataaagaAAACTGATTTTAGAATACAATTTAACCTATGTtggcattttttaaatttaaactaTCAATAGATTGAAATTTATACTATTTAACATTGAAAGTTAATCTTTGAATGATTTACACGCAAATATTTTGTTCATGTATTATTTGTGATTGTCACCGAAATTTATTTGTACAAACGTGAACTGTTCCgggagaaatcgcaaaaaaagaaatttatttgcTCATTCGTACCTCCTAATATTGCCGGATGGATAAGATAAATAGTGTCAAATAGCTGAAAACCACATTTACAAAACCCATTACGGAAGTTGCGTGACAATGCTGACATATTCTGAATACGCCGGATTATTCGCCGAAGATGGCGGTCAGACGCTGTACTGCTTCACGGACATTATAATGGAAATTCCTTCTTTAATTGGAAAGTTACTATATTCCTGAGGTAGTATGTTCTCTATTACATAAAAAAGGAATGAAATATGATTTATAAAATTTGATTACGTTTCAGAGAGATTGATGATTGTGGAAATTAAGGCATGCATGCTACAGGATACGAGCACCTCGACGAGCACAAAGTATCGAGAGTTAATACGATGTTCAGAGTGGACATCAGTTTATCATCAAATTATGGAGCAAAGGAATTTACCAGGAAGAAACGCAAATACCCACCAAAAAAGTCATCAGCTGTTATAATTGTGGTTATGTTATGTGGTACAGTTTGGACTCTTTAGAGCCGAAAGATGGTTTTTTGAAACTTGCTTATATTATCGCCAATTAATCACGATGGATACCGATATGATGATGATTGCTTTCTTAGGATTagtataataataaaatatatacatatttttattttcgtgattttccattttctttgaagcaaaacaaaacatacAACTGCAGAATCCATCTACAAGAGAAAAAAACTGTCGCCTCATTAGTATACTTTGTCATAATAAATCAAAGTTATACTAAGCTCGTTTATATGGCAGTTATACGAAgtcggggtcaaccaggcgaatagccagttagaatgacttttaatctatttagtatagatttttctcagagtgtacgcttaaacctggtttaggtgcctgccagagtagacgcgtctacgcgaCGCCGCGCGAAAATTGTACGCAAGGGAATAACAATCAAaaataaggagctgtcaaatcgtatggacgcttcgcttcgcatcgcacttcgcgtctactctggccgcacccttaagcactaagcggaggtgaagaattCGGcccttaggtccttttgaaaagttagggctctgcacggactgctttgtctctttctcactacaaagaaattagaaaacaacaaggccagtaaatgtcaaatttcacgaagaacaaaagagaaagagatgtttctgtgcagtgccctatagatttttttctgtgtataagTTTTCTAGAATTACATCCCTGTGCAAGAATAACATTGAGAACTGTCAGAGTCTATCCGTCATGTTTTGATTCTGCCGTTGCGCGTGTGTGCGAGAGTCCGATTTTTCCTTCTGGTCTGGTTGATTGCTGTTCGCAATTGACTCATCCCGTACATTACTACAGTGATATGAAAGTGTTTTGCTTTTTTAAAAATACGTCTTCGTACGTCCATCCGTGTGCATAATAATTTTCAATAGTGCGGACCATTCTGCCAGTTCTATTTGTGttcaatttattataattaaatttgattatttgatttgCCCACACGGACTGTGGCGGAGAGAGTCAAAGAATCAGCAGGTTTCCAAAGTTCTCGAGATAAGATCAACAAAGGTGTTTTGCGAAAATTGGTCGAAATAATAATAGAACGTTATTATCAGTTAATGGTCAAAAGATTAGCAAATTCTGAAAGAAGTCAAGTGTTGACAGAAGTATTATCATGATGAATATATTGATTGCTACGAAAACGAAGATTGTTCGAAGATAAGACCACCACATCAATAGCAGTTCCAGTCTAGTGGCGAAAAGAGTGGTCGAAGACCGAAGCAGTGGCAATAAAAAAAGTTCGCGAATTGATAAGCTTCGAGCGAGTTGGCGACGAGATAACGACGGGGAAGGTGCTCAACGATTAGAGACCATGAGCACCGAAAGTCCAGATAAACCAGATTTAGTCGGCAGCGCGATGACTCCTGGCGGAACAGCAGCTGCAGCTGCCAAAATATGCAGCGTTTGCGGGGACAAAGCGTTGGGCTACAATTTCAACGCGATGACCTGCGAAAGCTGCAAGGcattcttccggaggaatgctctCTCGACAAAGGGCTTCACGTGCCCTTTCAGCGAAAGTTGTGAAATTACGGTCGTAACCCGCCGGTTTTGTCAGAAGTGTCGGCTAGATAAGTGCTTTCAGATAGGCATGAAGAAGGAATATATTATGTCGGAGGAAGATAAGGCTTTGAAGCGGAAGAAAATTGAACAAAACAGGGCGAAAAAACGGATGATTAATGGAAACGTTTCTAGCGATGGAGGGAATTCGATTGGCAGTGAAATGACAGGCGGGATGTTAGAAAACGATTTGCCTATGAAAATTAAACGGGAAGGAACAGAATCAGATTGCTGGAGTAATTCCTCAGATTACATGATGTCCCCGGAGTCGATGCATCAGCAGAATGGTTCGAGTATGCAAAATTTATCTGTTCCTAATATGAATGCTTTTAATAGTGGAGTGCCTTCGCCGAACGAATTCAGCAATTCTTCTTGTTCGTCGCACAACAACTCGACATACAATCATTTGGGCACGACAAGAACGGAGGGGGCAGACCTCTTATCAGCAGCAATACTAGCGTTGCCCTCTCAGACTCAGTTGGAATCGCCTTCACACCCAGCTCGTAGCAGCGAACCAATGATGCCTGTCCTGACCATCGAATCCAGTCCGGAGGATATCGTCAACCGCATTGTTCAGTACCCTACCCAGGCCAGCCAGACGATCGCCTCTCTAATGAAAACCCCGAAAGACGCTGTGTTTATAATGTCAAAAGTTATCAACTCACAATGCGACGCATTAAAGCTGATATCACATTTTATAACAGCACCTGGCGATGCTTTGCAAATTATCAGCAAGATAATGAATTCCCCTTTGGATGCTCTGACGGTGTTTGCTCAATTCATGAGCTCTCCAACGGACGCCTTACAAATCATTGGTAAAATTATGAGCTCCCCAGCAGACGTCCTTCAGTTTATGCAGCAACTGATGAATCAGCCTGAGGATGCCGTCCAGATTATGAACAAATTTATGAATGCCCCAGCGGAAGCCCTCCAGAtgatcaataaaatgatgaatcACTCGGATGTGATGGAAACGATCAAGGAAGCCGCGGATACTTCTCAGCAGGACGAAGAGGATTCCCCTGAGGAGCTGACCCCACCTCATGTCATTATTCCGAGCATTCCTCCTACCACGAACAGTGCTACGGCGTCCCCATCGTCAACGTCTCAGTGCGAGCTTACTGCTCCCCCTTTTGATGCATTCCTGTTCAATTCATTGCCGGAACCACCACCTCAAGATCCTCCATCCTCGCATCATGTCATCTCCGACCCGGATACCTTCGAAGAAACGCAAAACAAAGCGACGTACTTTCCCAATACGTTGGAAGCGGTCTTAGAGCAAGCAATCCGGCTGGAGTATGAGGGTTACAATGGATCCTCCATGGGAAGTAGCGGCAATGGTAGCGGTTCGTCCGGTGGGGGAGGGGCATCGTCCTCTTCTCAGTCGTCGCAGCTGGGCGGTGTGAGTGGTGGAAACAGTATTGAATTGAACGATGCCGAGCGCGCAAAGCTAAACGAACTGATCGTGGCGAACAAGGCGCTCTATGCGCCGGTCGATGAGGACCTGGCGTCGCTGATCTCCGAGGATTGTCGGATAAAGGTAAGTCATAGTTTAATGTTTTCAAGAAGAAATTCTGTTCCAATGACGTTCTTTCATTGTTGATTAAAGCTGAATGAAAGATATGTTCACAGGCAAAACATTTAAACATGAGAGGCTAAAGTAAACCGGGGATTTAGTGGGCGCTTATTTTTTTACTTCGTTGATGCTGACAAAACATGAACacgaaactttttatcaatgcagaatagaattcaactaattttGATGGCACCGTAAAATAGGGCAAATAGAAACAAAACTTCTTACTCAAAAATACTAGAACTAAATTTGAATGATATTGAAAATTTCATCGAATATATGAGTACACAATGccaaacagtttttgcctttctcgtacaactaagttgtaccgaaaggctatcatttcactccgaaaacgaactttttatagaagcctctgagacccatagtattatataccaatcgactcagctcgacgagctgagcacatgcctgtctgttttttttttcttcctaagcaatggagggggaatctgctcaacagacatcctgggttgtccaggaagtgcggggttagggaccacctccgacagcaaacgagggaggcaggactacatccccgacccgctaaaccgtttccattgccgccaagcccatagtcccttcggtacaaccagaaagtaatgcttcaaaggtgggccagtgcacaacgcaccttCGAGGTTaactgcgtgtccttgcagtaccgaacatcgtgactcgcttttttagaagaacaccatgctattgtgccagcgcattgccggctttccagttggccttaccacgccctatgtcctcggaaggtgggaagggtcgacttcgcgcctgcttccctctgcacgactggtatcaagaatgatgatgccgcgtgtaccccaaattgacctctctgcgatagggtctattcgtcaacacacagagggacttgccgacgcggtgcctacgcctgccccagcctcgacgaggacccctttccgtcctcgggttcggaacccgcccggttgaccgacgccgcgaaagcgacgataccatgttgttcttcgcgcggccacttgttcgataaaagaattgagttcgaccacagagcatgaccaccggtatgacccatgaagccgactccgatcccttggaccacctcttacttgcgcctgaactagacatccttgagtccacgcgccaccttctgtgtagctccgagacgatttgggcgatagccgataaaacggcgttccagccaacttcatctttacacatcctccgaactaggtagtccggggtagtgtccagaccatatgtggcaagcatgtggtcacgcattccgcgaaaacgtgagcacatgaacaacacgtgttccgccggttcctctaaacctgcgcacaccaaacactcgggcgaggccgagcaagccagctgcgttacctgcactgtgattttgtaacacgcttaaacgccgggcacttcgaaccccccatggggtgcttgctgttcgcagctttgctggaacagatcaaacagttaggagggttcgtgcagcattgtgccctatgtccctccaatccgcagcgtcgacagagcttgcttctgtcagggcctttgcagtcccattgcttgtgccccggttccaggcacttgaagcaaacttcgggttgctcatatatgcccacagggcataccgaccaccccatcttgacgctccctaacttgactaccttggaggcgtccgctgcaaatagccgaaccaatgctacatgtgtccctgccggacctttctgTAGCcgcggctgcggtgggcgtctccacttcgcactgtcgccgcagtgtcgtgacgagctcttcgacttcggtgatctcgtccaggtctttaacccatagattcacctccgtcgtgagtgccctcaccttgaccgtcttgcctaggacttcctccgccataTTCTTGAAGGCGGCGCCCtattgcgagacgccccgcttcagctcgaggatcatctcgcccgtccgggtacgtcttattccaCGTACGTCGGTgtcgagttcaccgagcttgacgtcactcctcatcgccttcaagacgttcgagtacttagcctcgtccgtcttgatgacacgggcatcgcccctggagcgataggcgcctaccctagacttcttgctaccctcattcgcctgggccttcttttcggcccttgacgtcttcggtttcctcttgtccttgaccagggtccaggaggcgtcatcccctttctttccctggtctggtgtgggtgagagctctcagcctgccgtaaccccttaccattgtctttcctgggtggacggacctttccaggtccttcctcccccggttttggaggtacctggccggggttcagcttcccagccccacttccctt
Encoded proteins:
- the LOC134225518 gene encoding nuclear hormone receptor HR96, which produces MSTESPDKPDLVGSAMTPGGTAAAAAKICSVCGDKALGYNFNAMTCESCKAFFRRNALSTKGFTCPFSESCEITVVTRRFCQKCRLDKCFQIGMKKEYIMSEEDKALKRKKIEQNRAKKRMINGNVSSDGGNSIGSEMTGGMLENDLPMKIKREGTESDCWSNSSDYMMSPESMHQQNGSSMQNLSVPNMNAFNSGVPSPNEFSNSSCSSHNNSTYNHLGTTRTEGADLLSAAILALPSQTQLESPSHPARSSEPMMPVLTIESSPEDIVNRIVQYPTQASQTIASLMKTPKDAVFIMSKVINSQCDALKLISHFITAPGDALQIISKIMNSPLDALTVFAQFMSSPTDALQIIGKIMSSPADVLQFMQQLMNQPEDAVQIMNKFMNAPAEALQMINKMMNHSDVMETIKEAADTSQQDEEDSPEELTPPHVIIPSIPPTTNSATASPSSTSQCELTAPPFDAFLFNSLPEPPPQDPPSSHHVISDPDTFEETQNKATYFPNTLEAVLEQAIRLEYEGYNGSSMGSSGNGSGSSGGGGASSSSQSSQLGGVSGGNSIELNDAERAKLNELIVANKALYAPVDEDLASLISEDCRIKSNQNQQDPMLLKVINLTAIAIRRLIKMSKKISAFKNMCQEDQLALLKAGSTEMMILRSAMQYDCDRASWKIPHSQEEMSNIRADVLKLAKGNVYQEHEQFIRTFDKKWRSDENIILIMCAITLFSPDRPKTVHSDVIKLEQNSYYYLLRRYLESMYPGCEARSIFLKLMQKISELHRLNDEIISVYLDVNPAQVEPLLREIFDLKVH